From the Acaryochloris thomasi RCC1774 genome, one window contains:
- a CDS encoding arsenate-mycothiol transferase ArsC, whose protein sequence is MRTVLFLCTGNYYRSRFSEYLFNHWAEKRSSDWRADSRGLAVRPDSNNVGPISKYARARLLKYGISLPTDLRYPQSVNEADFVAAQKVIAIDASEHRPLMQQQFPAWETSIEYWMIHDIDRVVPDAALDQLEQHLQKLLTQLV, encoded by the coding sequence ATGCGCACCGTCTTATTTCTCTGCACTGGAAACTATTATCGCAGCCGCTTCTCAGAATACCTGTTCAATCACTGGGCTGAGAAGCGGTCGAGTGACTGGCGGGCTGATTCTCGAGGCCTAGCCGTCAGGCCCGACAGCAATAATGTAGGACCGATTTCCAAATATGCGAGGGCGAGGCTACTCAAATACGGAATCTCTTTACCCACCGATCTCCGCTATCCCCAGTCTGTGAATGAGGCTGATTTTGTTGCTGCGCAAAAGGTGATTGCGATTGATGCCTCTGAGCATCGTCCTTTGATGCAGCAACAGTTCCCAGCTTGGGAAACAAGTATTGAGTACTGGATGATTCACGATATTGACCGAGTTGTGCCAGATGCTGCTCTAGATCAATTAGAACAGCATCTTCAGAAACTCCTGACTCAGCTTGTCTAG